The Sphingobium amiense nucleotide sequence CTGCCGCCGATCACCTCCGCGCTCGACGGGCTGCTCAATCATTTCGGCCATGACAATGTCGCCGAGATCACGGGACGCACCAAGCGGCTGATCCAGGCGAGCGACGGGCGCCAGAAGCTCGAGACCCGCTCAACCCGAACCAGCCAGGCCGAGGCCGCCGCCTTCATGGGCGGCCTCAAGCGCATCCTCATCTTCAGCGACGCGGGCGGGACTGGCCGCTCCTATCATGCGAGCCTCGATGCGGTGAACCAGGAGCAGCGGGCCCATCTCCTGCTCGAACCCGGCTGGCGGGCCGACCGGGCGATCCAGGGTCTGGGGCGCACCCATCGCACGCATCAGGCCTGCACGCCCCTGTTCCGGCCGGTAACCACCGACTGCAAGGGCGAGCTGCGCTTCACCAGCACCATCGCCCGGCGCCTGGACACGTTGGGTGCGCTGACCCGGGGGCAACGCCAGACCGGAGGACAGAATCTCTTCGACCCCGCCGACAATCTGGAAAGCAGCTATGCCTGCGCGGCGCTGACGAGCTGGTTCCACCTCCTGCACCTGGGCAAGCTCAAGAGTACCACGCTCGCCGAGTTCGAGGAGCGCACCGGCCTCGAACTCACCGACAAGGACGGCGTGCTGAGGGGCGAGCTGCCGCCGATCCAGCGCTGGCTCAACCGGTTGCTTGCGCTCCCGATCGGGCTGCAGAACCGGATCTTCGAGGAGTTTCTCGCCCTCGTCGAAACCCGGGTACAGGCCGCACGCGAAGCGGGGCGGCTCGACGTCGGCGTGGAGACCATGCTCGTCGATACCGCGACGATCATCGACGACACGATCCTGCGCACCGATCCGGTCAGCGGCGCGACCTCCCACCTCCTCACCATCGAGGTGGCGCGCCGCAAGACGCCTGTCTCGCTTGAGCGCATCCTGCGCATCGCCGAAAGTCATCCCCGCCACGCCTTCCTGCGCAATGCCAAGTCCGGCCTGGTCGCACTGCAGGTGAAGGCCCGCGCCCATATGGAAGAGAAGGACGGCACACCCATCCCTCGCATCGAACTCATGCGCCTGACCCGCAACGACTATATGCGCCTTGCCGATCTCGCCGAAACCGCCTGGTCACCGATCGACGAGGAGGCTTTCCGCGCACTCTGGGCCGCCGAGGCCGAAGCGGCGGCGGCGCAGGTCGATACCGAGACGATCCGGCTCGCTACCGGGCTCCTGCTGCCGATCTGGTCAGCGCTGCCGAGCGATCATCTCGTCGTCAACCGCATCGCCGACCAGAGCGGCCAGTCCTGGCTCGGCCGCATCGTCTTCGACGATCATGTCGTGCAGCTCTACACCAAACTCGGCCTCGATCGTGCCGAGAACCTGCCGCCCGGCGATATCGTCAAGTCCGCGCTCGGCGGCCGCAGCGTCGAACTGACGCAGCCGTTCCCGATGGCGATCAAGCGCGCCGTGGTGAACGGTCTGCCCCGCATTGAACTCGTGGGCGCGCCGCCCGCGCAGCTTGCCTATCTCAAATCGCTTGGCTGCTTCACCGAGATCATCAGCTACCGCACGCGCGTGTTCGTGCCGGTGGAGGGCGCTGCCGATATCCTCGGCCGGCTGCTCAGGCCAGAGGCCCAAGCGGCATAGCCACGATCAGGCTCGCGGCATCCGGCTCGATTTCCAATCCCGCCAGGGGCTGGGTCAGCAGCATGGCCGCGAGCGCCGCCTGGGTCGTCGCCGCGCCAGCCTTGTCGCCCGCCTGTTCGAGCAATTGAACTGCCTTGCGGATCAGGCCGACTGCAAGCGCCCTCTTGTCATGTATTGCGTCCATCGCATCCACTCGTGCTGGTGCCATGGGCCCAGGATAGCATAAGCCCTGCCGTCCGCTACCGG carries:
- a CDS encoding strawberry notch C-terminal domain-containing protein, whose translation is MRVFTDDTGAERSVPMDDENGNPVYNPQALAARANLIEQLCALPPITSALDGLLNHFGHDNVAEITGRTKRLIQASDGRQKLETRSTRTSQAEAAAFMGGLKRILIFSDAGGTGRSYHASLDAVNQEQRAHLLLEPGWRADRAIQGLGRTHRTHQACTPLFRPVTTDCKGELRFTSTIARRLDTLGALTRGQRQTGGQNLFDPADNLESSYACAALTSWFHLLHLGKLKSTTLAEFEERTGLELTDKDGVLRGELPPIQRWLNRLLALPIGLQNRIFEEFLALVETRVQAAREAGRLDVGVETMLVDTATIIDDTILRTDPVSGATSHLLTIEVARRKTPVSLERILRIAESHPRHAFLRNAKSGLVALQVKARAHMEEKDGTPIPRIELMRLTRNDYMRLADLAETAWSPIDEEAFRALWAAEAEAAAAQVDTETIRLATGLLLPIWSALPSDHLVVNRIADQSGQSWLGRIVFDDHVVQLYTKLGLDRAENLPPGDIVKSALGGRSVELTQPFPMAIKRAVVNGLPRIELVGAPPAQLAYLKSLGCFTEIISYRTRVFVPVEGAADILGRLLRPEAQAA